In the genome of Raphanus sativus cultivar WK10039 chromosome 9, ASM80110v3, whole genome shotgun sequence, the window AGTCCTACAGCTCCTCTACAGAGATACCCTGATAACTATCAGGATTCCTATTCAGAAACTCCATGAAGAACCTCTCTGCCTCCTTCTTTATTCCTTCATGGGTATTGACAACATTTCCATCTTGGCATCTAACTTCTCTTATCAAGTTTTGAGCTTGTCTTGACTTTATTGCACGGTGAAACGTCTTGTTATTTTGATCTCCTACATCCAACCAATGCAATTTTGCTTTCTGCTTCAGatgatcttcttcaagactaGCAATATGTATCCATTCTCCATAAGCTTCAGCTTCATCACGAATAGTATCCTCAGTAGGGCATAGCAAAGTAGCATTATGTTTCTCACATAATACACCATAAGCTGCTTTAGCTCTTTTAGTTAAATTGCCCATCTTCTCACGACCCAACTCTCTAAGAAGAGGTTTAATATCCTTCAGTTTCTTGGAGAACCGATACATCGCCGAAGTTGAATGAAAAAACCTCACTGTAGAATCCCAGTAGTCTTTGACCAAAGGCAAGAATGACGGAATACTACTCATGGCATTTACATATTTGAAAGGCTTCTTGATTCTTTCACTAGGAGGGAAGAGCTGAATCTTGCACCTCATATGATCAGAACAGCCTCCTGGTTCAAAGATTGAATATGCATTGCTGAAACGATGGAGAGCCTCCTCATTTAGCAACACACGATCCAATTTTTCGCAGATGACTCCTTCATCCCTCTTGTTGCACCATGTATACTGAGGACCTTGATAAGCCATATCAGTTAGCCGGCAACGAAGAACAGTGCTCTGAAAGTCTCTCATTCCAGCAGGAACCCTCCCCGTACTAGCAAACATCGAGCTTTCATTACCTTCCAAGATCTCGTTGAAGTCACCCATTATCATCCATGATTTATTAGTAAAACAAGGAGAATTCTGGTGATGAACAATATCTTCCCAAAGTGCTTTCCTCTCCTCCACTAGATTACTTGCATAAACACTTGTACAATAGAATTCCTCCTCTTCATTCAGTTCCACCATAACAGTAACCAACTGATCCGATTTATATACTGGCGTAATACGGACCATCTCTCTCCACATAAACCAAATCCTTCCACCTCTACTATCTTCATAATTAGTAATAGACGACCAATCTCTAAACACAGTACTCGAAATTTTCTCAGCTTTACCTTCCTTCATCCTTGTTTCCAACAGACACCCAAACCTCATATCATTGCTGCGTACACTCACTGACGACGGAATGCTTCAAAGTTTTATTCAATCCGCGCACATTCCAAAAGAAACTCGCCATGGTTAGAGTTTGCATCTAGAAGACCTTTTGCCCTTAGAATTTGCATCCTGAGCTGTAGCCTTCTGGACtctcttcccccccccccctttttgctCTACTGCCTTCTCTTTATCCTTAACCTTCTGATCCAAAATCTCATCTTCTAACAGATCACCCTCCCTTATATCACTTACCTCTTCATACTCATTATTTACTTCCTCCTCCTCAAGCGGGTTATCAACTAGAACTTCACCTTCTTCAACCTCATCCAAACACAGAACAGAGTATTTCGAAGCAGAAATCTGAACGACTACTTCCTCACGATGTGGCGTTTTCAGTTGTGACCTACCCACTTTGTCTGGTGATACAGTGGACCAGTCCTCTTCTCCCCCCTCCTTGCTCACTGAAGCTCTCACCTCACTAGCAATACTTGGCAACTCATGAACCTTCTTCAACCCTACCGACTCAGAAACAACATCCATATCCATCTGTGCTACAACTCTATCAGTAGACTTTAGAGCACTCTCCCCTTTAGCACTCAAATCCCCTTGCTTCTTCTCACGTTTCTTCATCACACACACCTTCTCCGTATGGCCCCATTTCTCACACAAACTGCATCGAGACGGCAACCATGGATAGTAAAACTCAGCTGTGAACTCCTTCCCTTCTATTACAAACTTAATCTCTTTTGGTAGCGTTTTTGATACATCTACATTGACGAAAACTTTTGCCTCCTCAAAGTTTGAACAAGCTAGAGTCTCCAGATGTAGATGCACTGGAAAGCCCACAGTACTCGTCATAAAACTCAAAGCCTCCCAAGAAAACATATGAAGAGGAACCTTCCGCAAGTGAACCCACATCGGAATGGCCTCCTCCTCTTGCTTCTCTTCTTCAGTTTTAGGTGTCCATTTCTTCGCAATCATAGGAACCCCAGCTATATTCCACATCCCTCTCTTGATAACCTTCTCACGAAACCTCGAGTTTTTGATCTTGAATCTCATAGTTGTAGCATTAACATCATAGACCTCCACCTTGGCTGTATCATCACCATAGCTCCAGATTTTGTTCACCACCATATGAAATTTCGCTAAATGGGGCGCTATGTCGAGAAACTTACCCACAACGAAATCCTCCCACAACGGAGTAACATCAGAGAGAACATCATCGGGTATCACCACCTTGTTCTTGCCATCCACCGATTTAATCTCCACATCGTACTTTTTTAGACTCCTTCTTTCCTGCGCCACCGAAACCCATTTCTCCGATCTCAGATTCACACCCTTTGATTGCCTCGCTCCCTGTAGATCCTCTTCACAATCCTTCTGAATCCCCCGATTATCCTCTGGCGGTGCATATGAGCCCGGCGAAGCCGCCAAAACCATCGGAAAAGCCTTCGTCACAATCGCTCTCGATATCGCCTAAAAAATCGCCTTCAAAATATAATGTGAGATGGGTTCAAGAGGGATCGAATCCAGATTTTCCAGTGTTTGTATTTGACTTTCTAAAAgggaataatattttatgttcgATGAGAGATCAGTGAACGCTTCTGTGTTTTTCAacttttatacttttaataaatgattatatgTAGACTACAAAACtgtgtttgttgtgtttaaTGTCTGAAATCTAAGATTCTTAAACTTGTTATATTATTCAAACTTATTTAACTATTCAgttttgaaaggaaaaaaaaaactatactagGTTGACAAATTGGAACTAATATACTAAATTGTAGTTACTGATACTTTTACGTCTTAGGAATATATTGTTCTTGGACACAGTCTAGCCGTGAGAAGGCATTAAATTGATGTCGTTTATGACTGAATAAGGTCAGATCGTGATATATGATAAAAGTTGATGATTGGCATTAATTTGAtgtgttttattatttagaatCTCTATTAAAATAAAGTCCAAATTGCTATATGTTATCTAAGATAATTTCTAACTTGTGTTTCTATTTTGTTATATAGTTGCAATGGAGAATAGTCATTTAAGTGGTCAAAAAATTGATTTCGCTAGTCAAGATGAATCTAATTTGCAAGCCTCAGGTGAAACCAGTTTGTTAAGTCAAAATTCAGATGAGCTTTTAGCTGAAATAAAAGATGCTTCCCTCAGCGATGACGATGCTTCAGTCAGTGAttttgatgaagaagatgacatAAACAACAATGAGGATTATTTTCAGACTGAAGATGTTGATGTTTTAGAGGCAAACAatgaaaatcaaaaaaaatctgaacttTTTGTTGGAATGGATTTCAGTTCTGATGAGTCTGCATATAAAGCTTATAGAAAGTAGGGAGGCGATCATGGTTTCAACATAAGGAGACAAAGGACTGTGAAAAGAAACAACAAGCTAGTAAGAATGGTTTATGTATGCTCAAAAAAGGGGTTTAGGCAGGAACCTAAGGTCAATAAACCTCATTCACGACGAACCACAAGGTGTGGTTGTAAAGCTCGCATGTCTTGCTACCTTCAGATTAACGGAAGATATAAGATTGTCACTTTTGAGCCGAATCATAACCATGATTTAGTGAGGACACCAATGAAGCATTTGTTGAAGAGTAACTGAGCAATGTCTATCTCTCAAAAACAACATGCTAATGATGCTGATATGTTAGGAATTTCAGCAAAGGCGACCGTTGAAATGATGAGCAGAGAAGTTGGGAGACAAGCGAATCTGGGTTTTATGGATAAAGACCTACGCAATTACATATACCGTAAGCGAATGGCAGAAATGAAAAAGGGAGATGCTGGAGCGGTTTTGGAGTactttcaaaaaaagaaagaggatAATGCATCTTTCTTTTACTCAATTCAACTTGATGAGGACGATATGATCACTAATATCTTCTGGGCAGATGATCGGTCAATTGGTGATTACAATCTTTTTGGAGATGTCGTTTGCTTTGATACGACTTACAAGACCAATGAATATGATAGACCGTTTGCTCCATTTGTCGGGGTCAATCATCATAAGCAAACTATTGTGTTTGTTGCTGCTCTCTTATATGATGAACCCATAGAATCTTTTGAGTGGCTTTTTCAGGCTTTTGAGTGGCTTTTTCAGGCTTTTCTTGGAGTAATGTCTGGAAAACAACCGCAAACAATTCTTACAGACCAATGTGTAGCAATGGCAAATGCAATAGAAAAAGTGTTCCCTGAAACAAAACATAGGTTATGTGTTTAGCATATTTACCAGAACGCTGCCAAGAGGTTGAGCCATGTATTTCATGGACCGAACCAGTTTGCCACAGACTTTAGAAAATGTGTAGATGACCATGAGAATGAAGTAGAGTGGTTATCAGCATGGAGTGCAATGCTTGAGAAGCATGGATTGACAGAGAATAAATGGTTGAAGGATTTGTTTGAGCTGAGAGAAAAATGGGCAAGGGTATATGGTCGTCAAAGTTTTATAGTGAAAGTATgaacaatattttgaaaaaatacttGAAGAGCAGTTATAACTTGTTGCACTTCTTTAAACACTACGAGAGAGTGTTGGATGATAGGCGATTTAAAGAATTAACTGCTGACTTCGGTATGATGCATAACTCGCCGGTATTATCAGCTCCTGTAGAAATGTTGCAACATGCAGTGGACGTGTATACACCAGAAGTCTTTACCTTGTTCCAGAAGCAATACACAGCTATCGGTGATTATGTTGCCAAACGGGTCAATAAGTCTGAGATGACAAGTGCTGAATACAATGTATCTTTTCGTGGTGTTGGAAAAAATCATTTGGTTAACTATGATGCTGCAAATGAAACGATACATTGTAGTTGCatgaaattttcttttgctGGAGTCTTATGTCGTCATGCATTAAAAGTGTTGGCCAAGAAGGATGTTAGGAGAATTCCACCTATCTACATTCTGAATCGATGGAGTAAAGAGGCTAAAGCACGAACCATATCTTTTTATCATTCAGCGACACCCAATGACACAGTGAATGAATCAATCGGAAAGTGCTATAGTCATATATGTCGTACTTTCCGTGAGATAGCATCTGTTTCTGCTGAACATACAGAACTGACATTGTGTGCAGATGAAGCTGCCATTCAGTTGCTTGAAAATTgatggaaaagaaaaaggaactTGTGAAAGCTGATAAATGGATGCTCCATACTTCAGATTTTGAACTtgtggaagaggaagaagaagaagttctaAATGCACGtggaataaaaagaaaaaatcctCCTGGACGACCAAGAACCCAAAAAGTCAGACGCCATGGTCGATATTTGAGTGTTCTTGAAAAGCCTTCTACTAAATCAAAATCATCTAATAATGCTACAGCGAAAAAGAAGTTGACATTTCAGgtattagatatttttttccatttttttatcGAATTTGAGGAtcttaatcaatatatatatcagGACTGAAGTCTTCTTCCTGATACCCAGTTATCTGATGCTGCCAATAGTCCGACCTTATACAATGAACCTTCTTTTTCACAACTGCTTCAGGTTAGTACTTCATTctttatactatttatatttgagtttttctctcattttttttaatttttttatgtctCAGATTTTGTAGGGATTTGACAAGAGCTTTGATGGATCATCGTAAAACTCTGTTATTTTATATGTGAAAGCAAGTTc includes:
- the LOC108833412 gene encoding uncharacterized protein LOC108833412; translated protein: MVLAASPGSYAPPEDNRGIQKDCEEDLQGARQSKGVNLRSEKWVSVAQERRSLKKYDVEIKSVDGKNKVVIPDDVLSDVTPLWEDFVVGKFLDIAPHLAKFHMVVNKIWSYGDDTAKVEVYDVNATTMRFKIKNSRFREKVIKRGMWNIAGVPMIAKKWTPKTEEEKQEEEAIPMWVHLRKVPLHMFSWEALSFMTSTVGFPVHLHLETLACSNFEEAKVFVNVDVSKTLPKEIKFVIEGKEFTAEFYYPWLPSRCSLCEKWGHTEKVCVMKKREKKQGDLSAKGESALKSTDRVVAQMDMDVVSESVGLKKVHELPSIASEVRASVSKEGGEEDWSTVSPDKVGRSQLKTPHREEVVVQISASKYSVLCLDEVEEGEVLVDNPLEEEEVNNEYEEVSDIREGDLLEDEILDQKVKDKEKAVEQKGGGGKRVQKATAQDANSKGKRSSRCKL
- the LOC108833413 gene encoding protein FAR1-RELATED SEQUENCE 5-like, with the translated sequence MSISQKQHANDADMLGISAKATVEMMSREVGRQANLGFMDKDLRNYIYRKRMAEMKKGDAGAVLEYFQKKKEDNASFFYSIQLDEDDMITNIFWADDRSIGDYNLFGDVVCFDTTYKTNEYDRPFAPFVGVNHHKQTIVFVAALLYDEPIESFEWLFQAFEWLFQAFLGNAAKRLSHVFHGPNQFATDFRKCVDDHENEVEWLSAWSAMLEKHGLTENKWLKDLFELREKWARSSYNLLHFFKHYERVLDDRRFKELTADFGMMHNSPVLSAPVEMLQHAVDVYTPEVFTLFQKQYTAIGDYVAKRVNKSEMTSAEYNVSFRGVGKNHLVNYDAANETIHCSCMKFSFAGVLCRHALKVLAKKDVRRIPPIYILNRWSKEAKARTISFYHSATPNDTVNESIGKCYSHICRTFREIASVSAEHTELTLCADEAAIQLLEN